The segment ATGGCCGTCGCCGTTACGCGCCAAGCATGGCGCGCCGAACATCGTCCTGATCCTACTCGACGATGTCGGGTTCGGCGCGTCGAGCACCTTCGGCGGCGCGGCGACAACGCCCGAGCTCGACAAGCTTGCGGCGCAAGGTCTGCGCTATAATAATTTCAATGTGGTCGGCATCTGCGCGCCGACCCGCGCGGCGCTGCTCACCGGGCGCAACCATCATCAAGTCGGCTTCGGCAATCTCCCCGATGTCGCGGCGGGTTTTCCGGCCTATAACTCGGTCTGGAAGAAGAACACAGCCTCGATTGCCGAGGTCTTGCGGCTCAACGGCTACAGCACCGCGGCTTTCGGCAAGTGGCACAATACACCGACCTGGGAGATATCGCCGGTCGGGCCGTTCGATCATTGGCCGACAAGCCTCGGCTTTGAATATTTCTACGGCTTCCTGGCCGGTGAAACCAGCGAATGGGACCCGCGGCTCTATCGCGACACGGCGCCGGTCGAGCACGCGCCCGATCCGAAATATTATCTGACCACCGATCTCGCCGATGATGCGATCCATTGGATTCATCAGCACGATGCCGTCGCGCCGAAAAAGCCCTATTTCGTCTATTTCGCCACCGGCGCGACGCATGCGCCGCATCACGTGCCGCATGAATGGATCGACAAATACAAGGGCAAGTTCGATCAGGGCTGGGACAAACTGCGCGAGGAAGTTTTTGCCCGGCAGAAGAAGCTTGGCGTCATCCCCGCCAACGCGCTGCTGACGCCGCGGCCCGATGGCCTGCCGGCGTGGGATTCGCTGACGCCGGATCAGAAGAAGCTCTATGCGCATCAGATGGAAGTCTATGCCGGCTATCTTTCGGTGACGGATTATGAGGTCGGCCGGCTTTTGAAAGATTTGCAGGACAGCGGCGACGCGCAACATACGCTGGTGTTCTACATCGTCGGCGACAACGGCGGCAGCGCCGAAGGCGGTCTCGAGGGCTCCGACACCAATGTCGCGACTATCGAGGGCTCGCATCGCACAGTCCCCGAAATGCTCGAGCATTTCTCCGATCTCGGCAGCCCCGATTACGACAACCATTACGCCGCCGGATGGTCCTGGGCGACTTCGACACCCTTCCAGTGGATGAAGCAGATCGCTTCGCATTTCGGCGCGACGCGCGATCCTCTCATCGTCTCCTGGCCCGACCATACAACCCATTCGGAGATCGTCCGAAGCCAGTTCGGCCATGTCAACGACATCGCGCCGACCATCTATCAAGCGGCCGGGGTCACCTTCCCGGATGTTGTCGACGGCGTGAAGCAAATTCCGCTCGAAGGCAAAAGCCTGGTTCCGAGCTTCACCGACCCGCAGGTCAAGAGCCAGCACACGGTTCAATATTTCGAGATTTTCGGCAACCGCGCGATCTACAAGGATGGCTGGGTCGCCGCCGCGCGGCGCTATAAGCCGTGGGAGATTTTCAGCAATCTCGCCACTTTGTTCCGCGGCAATTTCGACAAGGACCGTTGGGAGCTTTATCACGTCGACGAGGATTTCAGCGAAGCCAACGATCTCGCGGCGAAAGACCCGGACAAGCTGAAAGAGCTGAAAGCCGTCTTCGACGCGGAGGCGGTCCGCAACGGCGTCTATCCGCTGGTGCCGATTCCGCTCGTCGATATTCCGACCGTCACCGGCGACAAGACGCATTTCGTCTATCTCTCGGGTGTCGATCGGTTGCCGCTCGCCACGGTGCCGGAGCTCAGTGTTTCGCACAAGCTGACGGCCATCGTCGATTTTCCCGATAATGCGCCGCAAGGAGTCATCGTGGCTGAAGGCGGTCGCTACGGCGGCTTCAGCCTCTACGTCAAAGACGGCAAGCTCATCTATGAGAGCAACGTCTATGGCACGATCCACCAGACGCTGGTTGCGTCGGGCCCGCTGCCGAAGGGAAAGACTCAGGTCGTCTATGAATATGAGGCTGATCCCAGCAAGCTGACCGGCATTGCCGCTTTGCTCGCGCCGAAGGTGACGTCCGGAACAGGCCGTCTCTTCATCGGCGATAAAAAAGTCGGCGAGACCCACTTCGCCAAAACCGGCGGCTTCCACAGCGCGATCACAGAAACCTTCGATGTCGGCCAAGACACCGGCTCACCGGTCAGCTCCGTCTATGGCTCGCCGTTTCCGTTCAACGGCAAGGTCGAGCGCGTCACGATCGATCTTGAATAATTCGCCAGCAATCAAAGGATCATTGGCATGAATCGTCGGATGTTTTCGAAGCTGTTAGGAACAGCCCTCCTAACGCCGGGGCTGGCTTTGACCGCGCGCGCGGGCCAGGCGCCGGCCGAAATCAGCGTCGGCTATCAGCGCACGGGCGTCTTGGCTTTGCTGAAGCGCGACCGCACTCTGGAGCAGAGATTCAAACCGCAGAATATCAATATCTCTTGGGTCGAGTTCGCCTCGGGGCCGCCGCTGCTCCAGGCCCTCAACGTCGGGCACCTCGATTTCGGCGAAACCGGCGACACGCCGCCGATCTTCGCGCAGGCGGCGCAGGCCAATCTCGTCTATGTCGCGGCCGAACCGACTAACGGGCAGAACGAGGCGATTATCGTCTTGCCGGACTCGCCCATCAAATCGCTTTCTGATCTCAAGGGGAAGAAAGTCGGCTTCGTCAGGGGATCGTCGTCCAACAACGTCATTGTCGCGGCGCTCGAAAAGGCCGGGCTCTCCTTCAAGGACATCACCGCCGTCAATGTTTCGCCCGCCGACGGTGCGGTTGCCTTCGCGCAGAAGGCGATCGACGCCTGGGTTATCTGGGATCCCTACCTCGCGATCATCCAGAAACGTTTTGCGGCGCGTATTCTCGTGCATTCCGGAGACGTGTTGCAGTCGAACGGCTTTTTCCTTGCCAACCGCGACTTCGCCACGAACCACGCCGATCTCGTCCTCGCGGTTCTCGATGAGTTCAGAAAGAAATCCGACTGGGCGGCGAAACATCCCGATGTGGTCGCCGAGATTGTCGCCGAGGAAACCGGCGCCGACCGGGCTGCGATATTTACTTCGGTGCGCCGGGCGCGGTTCTCCGTTTCACCGCTGACGGACCAGATCATCGCCGAGCAACAAGCGACGGCGGATCGGTTCTATAAGCTTGGACTTATTCCGCGGCCGATCAAGATCAGCGACATCGTCTGGAAGAATCCGGGTTTTGCCGCGGCGAAATAGAACCTGCGGAAGTACTGTGTGGCGGCAATATCGCTACACGGACTATGGCCGTTACGGCGCCTATTTCGAAGAGGTTGAAGGCTCCCCCTTCACGCGATACCGAGCAAATGGCCGACATCGGCTTCACCCACAAATTTGACGCTTCGCCGCAGCCTGCGCCGGTTGTCGCCAAATATTGATTCTGAATAAAGAAATTTCGGGAATGAAGCCGGCGCTCGCGCCGGCTTTTCCTTGGAGGCAGTGCTGTCTCCCGCGAGCGATACTACGACAACTTCGTTGCGCCGATGTCACACTGCGGTAAAGCTTGCGATTGTAGCCTAGAAATAATTCCTAAAAATCAGATGCATGAAAGTATAAAAAACCAATAATCTATTTATTTCAGAATAATACTTCCTTTTCGCGCTGTTATTGACCGTATAGGCCAGCGTTTAAGCTGATTCAGCAATAGACACTATTTAACATTGCTGCTACCAAACCATAAATCCAGTAAACTCATAGTGTTTATGGATTTCAGAAGCCGCGGTGGGGCGGAGCGTCCGGTTTCGGGCCTTCGCAGCGGCTTTCAAAAATTACTGGGTGATGGGGGACAGGATGAAAGTTCTTTTGTGGCCGCGCGGCCATGCGCAGCGTCGCGCGCAATGGAGTCAAACGTTGATGGGCAGTGCGTTGGCGAGCTCGCTTGCACTTCTCGCTTCGGGGCCAGTATTGGCGCAAGGGGCGACTGGCGCCGCCACGCCCGGTGCGGCTTCGACGAAGCACCATGCCGGAAAGCATCCTGCGGCGACGGCGAGTCGTAAGACGCCTACTTCCGCTTTTCGGGCGACCGCTCCGGCGCCAACCGCGGCTTCCTCCACGCAGGTTTCCGATGTCGTCGTCGTGGCACGCGACCGTGCGGAGAAGGCGCAGAACGTTCCGCTGCCGATTTCCGTCGTGGGTGGCAAGACGGCCGATCGCGAGCATATCGATCGCCTCCAGGATTTCACTGAGAAGGTGCCAAACTTCCTGGTCTTCGCCGAGAATCCGCGTGTATCGCTAGTCACCATCCGTGGCGTCGGCGGCACGCCGAGCACCGACGGCGCCGAATCGGGCGTCGGCGTGATCGTTGATGGCGTTTTCCTCACCCACATCGGCTTCGTCTGGCTCGATTACGTCGATCTCCAGGACGTTGAGGTCGTCCGCGGCCCGCAAGGCACGCTGCTCGGCAAGAACACGACCGTCGGCGCAGTCATCGTCAATACACAATTGCCGAGCTTCGCGCGCCAGACGAGCATCGAGACGACGGTCGGCAATTACGGCCATGCGCAGGTCAAGATCAATACGACCGGGCCGATCAGCGATACGCTCGCCTATCGCGTGACGTTCTATGGCGACAGGACGAACGGCTACACGGAAAACCTGTACAATGGCGAGGGGATACTCAACAGCAACCGCTTTGGCGTGCGCGGCCAGTTGCTATGGACGCCCACCGCGCAATTCAGCGACCGCCTGATCGTCGAACATTATCAAACGCACGAGATCAACAACTACAGTCCGCCCGCGGTCGATCCTGCTGGGAACTGGACCAAGCTTCTTGAAGGCGTCTTCCACTATACGCCCAGCTTCAACATCTGGGGTCCCGCCGACCAGGATACGCTCGGTGCCGCGAATCAAAGAATCGAGGGCATTTCCAACACCATCAACTGGCAGGTTCTCGGCGATCATGAGCTGACGGCGATTTCCGCCTGGCGGCAACTCCATTTCGTGCCGCAGAACGATGGCGACGCATCGCCGTTTCCCATCTGGTCTGGTCCGGCCTTTGACGTGGGCGTCAATCAATATTCGCAGGAGATCAGGCTCGCCTCGCCGACGAACCAGAAGCTCCAATATACGCTCGGCTTCTATGGCTTGCGCGAGCAGGTCTGGAGCACCAACAACGAAGATTTTTATCAAGACGCGGCGGAGTTCTTCGGCCCCGCGCTCGTGGGAGTGCCGGCGTATGAAACGCATCCCGGATTATACACCCTGAACGGTTCATATACTCAAGCTGGTAAGGCCTTCACGACAAGCCTCGCGGGCTTCGGCCAGGCCACTTATCATGTGACCGACAAGTTCGACATCACCGGCGGCTTCCGGGATACACAGGAGTGGAAGGACGGCTCGGATGCGTTGGCCTATAATGGCACCGGTACGCTTGGTGTGCCACTTGCCGGCGCTCTTGGTGGCCTCGGATATGTTAGCGGATCGCAGGCGAATAATGCCATCGGTTGGCTCTTCAACCCGTCTTACAAATTCAACGAACATATCCTGACCTACTTCTCGGTCGCGCAGGGCGAGAAATCGGGCGCGATCAATACCGCGGCAAACGGGAAAACCATCCCGCTGTTCGTCGGGCCCGAGCACGCGACCGATTTCGAGCTTGGTACCAAGACAAACTGGTTCGATAATCGGGTCCAGTTCAACGTCAATCTCTACTGGAGCGAGATCAGGGATTTTCAAGGTACTGCCTTGATCAGTACGGGAGCGACCGCGACTGCCGCTTTGACCAATATCCCGCTCGTGCGCGAGCGCGGTGTCGAGGTCGAAGGCCGGGCGAGCCCGATCGAGAATCTGTGGATCACCTATAGCGGCGACTTCAACGACGCGCGTTACGTCTCGTATTCAAACGCGCCAGCGCCGATAGAGACCGGTCTATCGTCCATCGACCTCTCCGGAAAGCAGATCATTGGGGCGCCACGTTACAGTGTGCAAGGCGGCCTCTATTACGAGCATCCCCTTGGGCCGGCCTTTAGCACGCTCGGCTACCGCCAAGGCATCACCGGGTTCGCCTGGGTCAACGAAAATTGGCGCAGCACAGTCAATGTTGCCAACTATTCGGTCTATACTTGGCAACACGGCTTTGCTTTGACCAATCTCGGCATTGGCTTCCACACCGACGACAATATCTTCTCGGCGCAGCTTTGGGCGCGCAATCTGCTCGATTACCGTTACGTGGTGGCATACGCCCCGGGGACGGTGCTCTCGCCCTACCAAGCCTATCTCGGCGACCCGCGGACCTTCGGGTTGACCCTGAAAACCGTATTCTAACACCTGCTGGCCGCCGCGACATTGTCGCGGCGGCCAGACATTTTATGGAGGTTGATGTGACGAGTGCTGCACCTAGACAAATCCGCCTTGGCGCCTTCTTGCAAAGCGTCGGACACCATCTTGCCGCCTGGCGTCATCCGGATGTCGATCCGCGCAATGCCATC is part of the Methylovirgula ligni genome and harbors:
- a CDS encoding arylsulfatase, encoding MHPGNFLRPVLTGRRFTQFLLLPLLCISFAARAEEVLPKPEEPFQGTIGKTREESSAAWPSPLRAKHGAPNIVLILLDDVGFGASSTFGGAATTPELDKLAAQGLRYNNFNVVGICAPTRAALLTGRNHHQVGFGNLPDVAAGFPAYNSVWKKNTASIAEVLRLNGYSTAAFGKWHNTPTWEISPVGPFDHWPTSLGFEYFYGFLAGETSEWDPRLYRDTAPVEHAPDPKYYLTTDLADDAIHWIHQHDAVAPKKPYFVYFATGATHAPHHVPHEWIDKYKGKFDQGWDKLREEVFARQKKLGVIPANALLTPRPDGLPAWDSLTPDQKKLYAHQMEVYAGYLSVTDYEVGRLLKDLQDSGDAQHTLVFYIVGDNGGSAEGGLEGSDTNVATIEGSHRTVPEMLEHFSDLGSPDYDNHYAAGWSWATSTPFQWMKQIASHFGATRDPLIVSWPDHTTHSEIVRSQFGHVNDIAPTIYQAAGVTFPDVVDGVKQIPLEGKSLVPSFTDPQVKSQHTVQYFEIFGNRAIYKDGWVAAARRYKPWEIFSNLATLFRGNFDKDRWELYHVDEDFSEANDLAAKDPDKLKELKAVFDAEAVRNGVYPLVPIPLVDIPTVTGDKTHFVYLSGVDRLPLATVPELSVSHKLTAIVDFPDNAPQGVIVAEGGRYGGFSLYVKDGKLIYESNVYGTIHQTLVASGPLPKGKTQVVYEYEADPSKLTGIAALLAPKVTSGTGRLFIGDKKVGETHFAKTGGFHSAITETFDVGQDTGSPVSSVYGSPFPFNGKVERVTIDLE
- a CDS encoding aliphatic sulfonate ABC transporter substrate-binding protein, which produces MTARAGQAPAEISVGYQRTGVLALLKRDRTLEQRFKPQNINISWVEFASGPPLLQALNVGHLDFGETGDTPPIFAQAAQANLVYVAAEPTNGQNEAIIVLPDSPIKSLSDLKGKKVGFVRGSSSNNVIVAALEKAGLSFKDITAVNVSPADGAVAFAQKAIDAWVIWDPYLAIIQKRFAARILVHSGDVLQSNGFFLANRDFATNHADLVLAVLDEFRKKSDWAAKHPDVVAEIVAEETGADRAAIFTSVRRARFSVSPLTDQIIAEQQATADRFYKLGLIPRPIKISDIVWKNPGFAAAK
- a CDS encoding TonB-dependent receptor codes for the protein MGSALASSLALLASGPVLAQGATGAATPGAASTKHHAGKHPAATASRKTPTSAFRATAPAPTAASSTQVSDVVVVARDRAEKAQNVPLPISVVGGKTADREHIDRLQDFTEKVPNFLVFAENPRVSLVTIRGVGGTPSTDGAESGVGVIVDGVFLTHIGFVWLDYVDLQDVEVVRGPQGTLLGKNTTVGAVIVNTQLPSFARQTSIETTVGNYGHAQVKINTTGPISDTLAYRVTFYGDRTNGYTENLYNGEGILNSNRFGVRGQLLWTPTAQFSDRLIVEHYQTHEINNYSPPAVDPAGNWTKLLEGVFHYTPSFNIWGPADQDTLGAANQRIEGISNTINWQVLGDHELTAISAWRQLHFVPQNDGDASPFPIWSGPAFDVGVNQYSQEIRLASPTNQKLQYTLGFYGLREQVWSTNNEDFYQDAAEFFGPALVGVPAYETHPGLYTLNGSYTQAGKAFTTSLAGFGQATYHVTDKFDITGGFRDTQEWKDGSDALAYNGTGTLGVPLAGALGGLGYVSGSQANNAIGWLFNPSYKFNEHILTYFSVAQGEKSGAINTAANGKTIPLFVGPEHATDFELGTKTNWFDNRVQFNVNLYWSEIRDFQGTALISTGATATAALTNIPLVRERGVEVEGRASPIENLWITYSGDFNDARYVSYSNAPAPIETGLSSIDLSGKQIIGAPRYSVQGGLYYEHPLGPAFSTLGYRQGITGFAWVNENWRSTVNVANYSVYTWQHGFALTNLGIGFHTDDNIFSAQLWARNLLDYRYVVAYAPGTVLSPYQAYLGDPRTFGLTLKTVF